The proteins below are encoded in one region of Treponema primitia ZAS-1:
- a CDS encoding shikimate kinase, with amino-acid sequence MENHSTRIILITGPKHSGKTSAGRVLAELLGASFVDLDELIEQQSGKSPRALYKEDPEVFRQAETRALASLLSENIGGEPRVVAAGGGLIDNPEALELLQQRNHSGAEVMTVYLEITADTAWERITKAAQKTGELPPFLNTENPRETHAALHKRRGAAYREFASLTLSAEGKTSGDIGREITGRLKRKDI; translated from the coding sequence ATGGAAAATCATTCTACTAGAATAATTCTCATAACCGGACCAAAACACTCGGGGAAAACCAGCGCAGGCCGGGTCCTGGCGGAGCTCCTGGGCGCCAGCTTTGTCGATCTGGATGAACTGATAGAGCAGCAGAGCGGAAAAAGTCCCCGGGCCCTCTACAAGGAGGACCCCGAAGTATTTCGGCAAGCGGAAACCCGGGCGTTGGCAAGCCTTCTCTCGGAAAATATTGGCGGGGAGCCCAGGGTGGTCGCAGCCGGCGGGGGACTTATCGACAACCCCGAAGCGCTGGAATTGTTGCAGCAGCGGAATCATTCCGGAGCAGAGGTAATGACGGTCTATCTCGAAATAACAGCGGATACAGCTTGGGAACGGATCACCAAGGCGGCACAGAAAACCGGAGAATTACCGCCCTTTCTCAATACCGAAAATCCCCGGGAAACCCATGCCGCCCTGCATAAGCGCCGGGGAGCCGCCTATAGGGAATTCGCCTCCCTTACCCTTAGCGCCGAAGGAAAAACTTCCGGGGACATAGGCCGGGAAATAACAGGCCGCTTAAAAAGGAAAGATATATGA
- a CDS encoding PrsW family glutamic-type intramembrane protease, translating to MNGLWILLLLIFISALPVLAVIIWLRVRRFPIGLSWFLLALLGGALSLGIAAILQSLFPKTDEATMGILLFKIFIQIALTEELSRLGVFSLLFGLFRRFERSKNTETYTPAFSAITGLIAGLGFAVIETAMYGVGNFSIALVRAVTSAPLHGACGTRIGMAAFHIRAAPGLALVRLLYAVGIHGMYNFMIISPGIPLVFPILIAFTALFSSVQLIRYSGS from the coding sequence ATGAATGGATTGTGGATCCTTCTACTTTTAATTTTTATCTCCGCCCTGCCGGTTCTGGCTGTTATAATTTGGCTTCGTGTACGCCGCTTCCCCATAGGGCTGTCGTGGTTTCTTCTTGCCCTTCTGGGAGGCGCCCTTTCACTGGGAATCGCCGCAATACTGCAAAGTCTGTTCCCCAAGACCGACGAAGCCACCATGGGCATACTTCTGTTTAAAATTTTTATACAGATTGCTTTGACGGAGGAACTCAGCCGTTTGGGTGTTTTTTCTCTCCTTTTTGGCCTTTTTCGTCGTTTTGAACGAAGCAAAAACACGGAAACCTACACCCCCGCTTTTAGCGCCATTACGGGACTTATTGCAGGGTTGGGCTTTGCGGTAATAGAAACCGCCATGTACGGAGTGGGGAATTTCAGCATCGCCCTGGTCCGGGCAGTTACCTCTGCCCCCCTGCACGGCGCTTGTGGTACCCGGATAGGTATGGCCGCCTTCCATATCAGGGCCGCCCCCGGCCTCGCCCTGGTCCGTTTACTCTATGCTGTCGGTATCCATGGTATGTATAACTTTATGATCATAAGCCCGGGTATTCCCCTGGTTTTTCCCATTCTTATCGCCTTTACCGCTCTTTTCTCCTCGGTCCAGTTAATCCGCTACTCAGGTAGTTGA